The following proteins come from a genomic window of Portunus trituberculatus isolate SZX2019 chromosome 35, ASM1759143v1, whole genome shotgun sequence:
- the LOC123513257 gene encoding uncharacterized protein LOC123513257, with the protein MTYQLKQRWHYQVKTSIIKRTLHNQRSKLYPPVPESLKDLKLIGEWTTTAAPEPKPFLFFDNGPDTEDRIIAFGSDESLSLLASADTWLMDGNYAMAPQGFLQLYVIRVPIGNTAVSTIFACLQNKTQHTYETFLQALMDHCHEIELYPDPTTIIVDFEQAVIQAISNIFGPETHTQGCFYHLTQSTWRKIQDLGLTTHYKDSEAFCQFCGQIDSLAFLPVEDVTVGIQLLKDRCTEEAAPLLEYFDQTYVSGTYVQRRCHQQRRIPPRFPPELWNIHEATLNDCPRTNNLCEGWNNKFYHLVGYQHLSIWKLIRVIQQEEAALLAASQSAAHKRMTSHPRLATCIAAIAL; encoded by the exons ATGACTTATCAGCTAAAGCAAAGGTGGCACTACCAAGTGAAGACATCAATCATAAAGAGAACTTTGCACAACCAAAGATCAAAACTCTATCCACCAGTACCAGAAAGCCTTAAGGATCTGAAACTTATTGGGGAATGGACAACTACTGCAGCTCCAGAACCAAAGCCTTTCCTGTTTTTCGACAATGGCCCAGACACTGAGGACCGTATCATTGCTTTTGGTTCTGATGAATCGTTGAGTCTACTTGCTTCGGCTGATACATGGCTGATGGATGGCAACTATGCAATggctccacaaggctttctacaGCTTTATGTCATAAGGGTTCCAATCGGAAATACTGCAGTTTCTACTATTTTTGCTTGCCTGcagaacaaaacacaacatacCTATGAAACATTCTTACAAGCATTGATGGATCACTGTCATGAGATTGAACTCTACCCAGACCCAACAACCATAATTGTTGACTTTGAGCAGGCGGTCATCCAAGCCATTAGCAATATTTTTGGGCCggaaacacatacacaaggCTGCTTCTATCACCTAACTCAAAGTACCTGGCGAAAAATACAGGACCTTGGTCTGACCACTCACTACAAAGACAGTGAGGCTTTTTGTCAGTTCTGTGGACAGATAGACTCACTGGCATTTCTACCAGTTGAAGATGTTACAGTGGGAATACAGCTACTGAAGGATAGATGTACTGAAGAGGCAGCTCCCCTGTTAGAATACTTTGACCAAACATATGTTTCTGGTACATATGTTCAAAGAAGATGCCACCAGCAGCGACGTATTCCACCAAGATTTCCTCCTGAACTTTGGAACATACATGAAGCTACCTTGAATGACTGTCCCAGGACCAACAACCTATGTGAAGGATGGAACAACAAATTTTACCATCTTGTTGGCTACCAGCACCTGTCTATTTGGAAACTTATACGGGTGATCCAACAGGAAGAGGCAGCT CTGCtggcagccagccaatcagcagcGCATAAGCGCATGACGTCACACCCACGCCTCGCCACGTGCATCGCGGCCATTGCCCTTTAA
- the LOC123513258 gene encoding uncharacterized protein LOC123513258, producing the protein MASTSAPSTSPALEEPRRPAEGLQKKRKADKSQWEKVVAKKRRDSGLEYVRLATKKVVAARKVGEPCECPKACFTMLGDCTVQEIFSGYWKMADSNAQSAYLSKAVISREVSDPRVGPNSRRKVTFEYAVYVDNTRTVVCKKAFLSIHSISERRVSYALKRMGETGVPPVDRRGKTAAPHNKAPDDVMQLVHDHIMSLPACTSYYSRAKSQYRVYLPPGYSHKRFSQPYLVG; encoded by the coding sequence ATGGCTTCTACCAGCGCCCCTTCAACTTCCCCAGCCTTGGAAGAGCCTCGTCGACCTGCTGAAGGCCtccagaagaaaaggaaggctgATAAGTCTCAGTGGGAGAAAGTTGTTgccaagaagaggagagacagcGGTTTGGAGTACGTCAGATTGGCAACAAAGAAGGTTGTGGCTGCTCGTAAGGTTGGGGAGCCATGTGAGTGTCCTAAGGCCTGCTTTACCATGCTTGGAGACTGCACTGTGCAGGAGATCTTCAGTGGATATTGGAAGATGGCAGACAGCAACGCCCAGTCTGCTTACCTGTCAAAGGCGGTGATCTCAAGGGAGGTCAGCGATCCACGTGTGGGACCCAACAGCAGGAGGAAGGTGACGTTCGAATATGCTGTGTATGTGGACAACACTAGGACCGTGGTGTGCAAGAAAGCATTCCTCAGCATACACAGCATCAGTGAGAGGCGTGTGTCCTACGCGTTGAAGAGGATGGGGGAGACTGGTGTGCCCCCTGTTGATCGTCGTGGGAAGACAGCAGCACCGCACAACAAGGCTCCTGATGATGTGATGCAGCTTGTCCACGACCACATCATGTCCTTGCCCGCGTGTACCTCTTACTACTCACGTGCGAAGAGCCAATATCGCGTCTACCTTCCTCCTGGCTACTCTCACAAACGCTTCAGTCAACCCTACTTGGTGGGTTGA